Proteins encoded together in one Bacteroides ovatus window:
- a CDS encoding SusC/RagA family TonB-linked outer membrane protein, whose amino-acid sequence MKKIQILFFTFLLCLFAADVCAQKQDKVSGKILSSLNTPVKGAVVSVTGSEDVTTDENGVFQTECKDLKKAWISVWAVGYYTVRQALDGRKDINIILIPESKYKYNETTVLPFRVETNEVTTSAENITKKDFTPASMNIDRALAGQIAGLQVTRGSGMPGEGSYMNLRGVRSFVGNNAPLVIINGIPYIPDVHNSQMINGYSRNIFQAYNINDIQNITVLKGAEAAIYGSMGANGVILIETDGATSDNMNTEISYYGQFGMSWNDKRIPLLSGIDYKSFLSDMGMNYYGNMENFFNNFPFMNDAEGKNGYLYNNNTNWQDELYRNGFVTDNLFRIEGGDNIAKYDLSLGYANEQGILKSTKQDRYHTQLNGNFLVSKNFEVYATIGLAYMNGHFQEQGMSRHTNPILAAYAQSPLLAPYQKTSNGDFTPLYSSYYYGICQDLTFAVSNPVAIVNEVDANNRQYDVNIKAGFNYRIIPGLSVDGVFGIYYNYNKEHIFMPGVSDPVIVPAIDTYGEQKNVVREGVAETQNYFYNLNARFNKVFSNRHVLNAMAGCQVLTTQNELDGAFARNTTNDFYQVLNSANKVGSYFDGYLAKWNWMNIFAHADYTYNNLLNVSANMSVDGSSANGKYTNRFRVYPSAGLTWMAKNMSFLIDKDWVNRLELRAEYSVTGNSRFSSNYGRNYYSSLPYMAVSGIVRTQIPNTHLKPEVTTQMNLSLDAAFLRNRISLGVDYYRGRSKDVIMNVNTSAVYGTSGYYTNCAKIDNKGVELSFQASLIHLRDFEWIVGGNIAFTDNKIKSLGGYDQKTLEYSDGATVVSRVGGSPYEFYGLQADGVYATQAEADKANLVNSSMQAYQAGDVRFIDQNNDGRIDIKDRISLGSAAPDYFGGFYTNFRYRHFALSAEFAYSKGNKAYNAVRRTLESASSFSNQSVAVSNRWSVEGQVTDMPRATFGDAIGNNNFSSRWIEDASYLRIKNITLSYNFDKPIWNFFRSGTIYVTGENLLTATKYLGLDPEFAYSSSDNATQGFDYAKVMQPKSVKLGINLKF is encoded by the coding sequence ATGAAAAAGATACAAATTTTATTTTTCACTTTTCTGCTTTGCCTTTTTGCAGCCGATGTATGTGCGCAGAAACAGGACAAGGTAAGCGGAAAAATCCTATCTTCTCTCAATACTCCGGTGAAGGGAGCGGTAGTGTCCGTTACAGGAAGTGAAGATGTGACCACAGATGAAAACGGAGTATTCCAAACTGAATGTAAGGATCTGAAGAAAGCGTGGATTTCTGTCTGGGCGGTAGGCTACTACACGGTTCGTCAGGCATTGGACGGACGGAAGGATATCAACATCATCCTGATTCCCGAATCTAAATATAAATATAATGAGACAACGGTTTTGCCTTTTCGGGTTGAAACGAATGAAGTCACTACTTCGGCAGAGAACATCACTAAAAAGGATTTCACGCCTGCCAGCATGAATATTGACCGTGCGTTAGCCGGTCAGATCGCCGGTTTACAGGTCACTCGCGGCAGTGGTATGCCGGGGGAAGGAAGCTATATGAATCTGCGCGGTGTGCGTTCATTTGTCGGTAACAACGCTCCGCTAGTGATTATCAATGGCATTCCTTATATTCCTGACGTGCACAATTCGCAGATGATCAACGGATATAGTCGAAATATTTTTCAAGCCTATAATATCAATGATATTCAGAACATCACTGTTTTAAAGGGTGCGGAAGCTGCTATCTATGGTTCGATGGGTGCCAATGGCGTTATTCTGATAGAAACCGACGGTGCTACTTCAGACAATATGAACACGGAAATCAGTTATTACGGACAGTTCGGAATGAGTTGGAATGATAAACGTATACCGCTTTTGTCTGGTATCGATTATAAGTCGTTCCTGTCTGACATGGGTATGAATTACTATGGAAATATGGAGAACTTTTTCAATAATTTCCCGTTCATGAATGATGCAGAAGGCAAAAACGGTTACCTTTACAACAACAATACCAACTGGCAGGATGAACTCTACCGGAATGGATTCGTCACAGACAATTTGTTCCGTATAGAAGGTGGTGACAATATTGCCAAGTACGACTTGTCATTGGGTTACGCCAACGAACAGGGGATACTGAAAAGTACGAAGCAAGACCGTTATCACACGCAATTAAACGGTAACTTCCTCGTAAGCAAGAACTTTGAAGTGTATGCCACTATCGGTCTGGCTTATATGAACGGTCATTTCCAAGAACAGGGAATGTCCCGGCATACCAACCCGATTTTGGCAGCCTATGCGCAATCACCTTTGCTTGCTCCTTACCAGAAAACGTCCAATGGTGACTTTACTCCTCTTTATTCATCTTATTATTATGGTATCTGTCAGGATTTGACTTTTGCAGTCAGTAACCCTGTCGCCATCGTGAACGAAGTGGACGCTAACAACCGTCAATATGATGTCAATATCAAAGCCGGATTCAACTATCGGATTATTCCCGGACTGTCTGTCGACGGTGTATTTGGCATTTATTATAACTATAACAAAGAGCACATCTTCATGCCGGGTGTAAGCGATCCGGTTATTGTTCCCGCTATTGACACTTACGGTGAACAGAAGAACGTCGTGCGCGAAGGAGTGGCGGAAACGCAGAACTACTTCTATAACCTGAATGCCCGTTTCAACAAAGTGTTCAGTAACAGACACGTCCTTAACGCAATGGCGGGATGCCAAGTGCTGACTACGCAGAACGAACTTGATGGAGCTTTTGCCCGTAATACGACAAACGACTTTTATCAAGTATTAAATTCTGCCAATAAGGTGGGTTCTTATTTCGACGGTTATCTGGCAAAATGGAACTGGATGAACATCTTTGCCCATGCCGACTATACGTATAACAATCTTTTGAATGTTTCTGCAAATATGTCTGTCGACGGTTCTTCTGCCAATGGAAAATATACCAATCGTTTCCGTGTATATCCGTCTGCCGGATTGACATGGATGGCAAAGAATATGTCTTTCCTGATTGACAAGGATTGGGTTAACCGTCTGGAGCTCCGTGCCGAATATAGTGTTACCGGCAACAGCCGTTTCTCTTCCAATTATGGCAGAAATTACTATAGCAGTTTGCCGTACATGGCAGTATCCGGCATTGTGCGGACACAAATCCCGAATACACACCTGAAACCGGAAGTGACCACACAGATGAACTTGAGCTTGGACGCCGCTTTCTTGAGAAACCGCATCAGTTTGGGAGTTGATTATTATCGGGGCAGAAGCAAGGATGTAATCATGAATGTCAACACTTCAGCCGTTTACGGTACTTCCGGCTATTATACCAACTGTGCAAAAATCGACAACAAAGGGGTAGAACTCTCCTTCCAGGCTTCTTTAATCCATCTGCGCGATTTCGAATGGATTGTGGGAGGAAATATCGCGTTCACCGACAATAAGATCAAGTCTTTAGGCGGATATGACCAAAAGACATTGGAATATAGCGATGGCGCCACAGTGGTCAGTCGTGTAGGTGGAAGCCCGTACGAATTCTACGGATTACAGGCCGACGGAGTCTATGCCACTCAAGCCGAAGCTGACAAAGCCAATTTGGTCAACAGCAGTATGCAGGCATATCAAGCCGGTGACGTGCGTTTCATTGACCAGAATAACGACGGACGTATTGACATAAAAGACCGTATATCTTTGGGAAGCGCCGCTCCCGATTATTTCGGAGGCTTTTACACTAACTTCCGCTACCGGCATTTCGCACTGTCCGCAGAATTTGCATACTCTAAAGGAAACAAAGCATACAATGCCGTAAGACGTACTTTGGAATCGGCTTCTTCTTTTTCTAACCAGAGCGTTGCCGTCAGTAATCGTTGGAGCGTGGAAGGGCAAGTGACTGATATGCCTCGTGCAACCTTCGGAGACGCTATCGGCAATAACAACTTCTCTTCACGTTGGATAGAGGATGCTTCTTATCTGCGTATAAAGAATATCACATTGAGCTACAACTTTGATAAACCGATATGGAACTTCTTCCGCTCCGGAACGATCTACGTAACCGGTGAAAACTTGCTGACAGCTACCAAATATTTAGGATTGGATCCTGAATTTGCTTATTCGTCTAGCGACAACGCAACACAAGGATTCGATTATGCGAAAGTAATGCAACCAAAATCCGTTAAACTGGGTATAAACTTGAAATTCTAA
- a CDS encoding RagB/SusD family nutrient uptake outer membrane protein, with protein sequence MKMKKIILNVALVFAAAVMGSCDSFFEVDTDDTLDGSEYISEESEMYSGYMGIMAKMQAVGDKAIYLNELRGELVEPTSTAPTELYSLYNYDDDLEGNSYANPAGYYEIINACNDYLRKLQTYKESNSIDMTRYKALVSSTLRIKAWTFMTIAKIYGKVVWVDKPMDSLRDLSKFKTLELDDVMAACKNLLDIGFDDVDGTYETAWKDWVDPDTELANSEYRRWDMMTPPYYAVYAEICLWMGKYQKCIDLIQGEMNRRYQQSQNQSIAYLRNAQLLGQWGKFFNYETPYDYESVSAVMYNYQNKQTNSLLKHFDSDYPNKFWLAPAEKAMERFSDKDFDPIGANEEDFRKTYTFKVYNGKWVISKFRPPYNPVRAAYRDDVFVYLYRGAELYLMMAEAFNQLGKKNAVDALINTGVEGYVDEFERNADGVLSGTWNGFTPHWTSLKTVYKLANGTTSITNRAYGDNGLRGTAKTNMGSRSFTNDIKSNDEELLKEMMLEMACEGKVYPAMIRMAKRYNDNSIMAKYICEKYEGKGNVAAIREKIMNGDYFIKWNLK encoded by the coding sequence ATGAAGATGAAAAAAATAATACTGAATGTCGCATTGGTCTTTGCAGCTGCTGTAATGGGTAGCTGTGACAGCTTCTTTGAAGTAGATACGGATGACACGTTGGACGGCAGCGAATATATTTCTGAAGAGAGCGAAATGTATTCGGGGTATATGGGTATCATGGCAAAGATGCAGGCTGTCGGTGACAAGGCAATTTACTTGAATGAACTAAGGGGGGAACTGGTAGAACCCACCTCAACCGCTCCCACAGAATTGTATAGCTTGTACAATTATGATGATGATCTGGAAGGAAACTCGTATGCGAATCCTGCTGGATATTATGAGATAATCAATGCGTGCAACGACTATCTTCGGAAGTTACAGACATACAAGGAGAGCAATTCAATAGATATGACCCGCTATAAAGCTTTGGTCAGCAGTACGTTGCGTATAAAAGCATGGACTTTTATGACGATTGCCAAGATTTATGGTAAAGTCGTATGGGTGGACAAACCGATGGATTCATTAAGGGATCTTTCCAAATTCAAGACTTTGGAATTGGATGATGTCATGGCAGCCTGCAAAAATCTGCTGGACATTGGTTTTGATGATGTAGACGGAACATACGAGACTGCTTGGAAAGACTGGGTGGATCCGGATACAGAACTTGCAAACAGTGAATACCGTCGTTGGGATATGATGACGCCTCCTTACTATGCCGTATATGCGGAAATCTGCTTGTGGATGGGTAAATACCAGAAATGTATTGATCTGATACAAGGTGAAATGAATAGAAGATACCAACAGAGTCAGAACCAGTCTATCGCCTATCTGCGTAACGCCCAATTGCTGGGACAATGGGGAAAGTTCTTTAATTACGAGACTCCTTACGATTATGAGTCGGTATCTGCTGTTATGTACAACTATCAGAATAAGCAGACAAACAGTCTGTTAAAACATTTTGATTCCGATTACCCCAATAAGTTCTGGCTTGCTCCTGCTGAAAAAGCGATGGAACGCTTCTCGGATAAAGACTTCGACCCGATAGGTGCCAACGAAGAAGATTTCAGGAAAACCTATACTTTCAAGGTATACAATGGCAAGTGGGTTATCAGCAAATTCCGTCCGCCCTATAATCCGGTGCGTGCCGCTTATCGCGATGACGTGTTTGTCTATTTGTACCGTGGTGCAGAACTTTATCTCATGATGGCGGAAGCGTTCAACCAACTCGGCAAGAAGAATGCCGTTGATGCATTGATAAATACCGGTGTTGAAGGTTATGTGGATGAATTCGAGAGAAATGCGGATGGAGTTCTTTCCGGAACATGGAACGGCTTTACTCCCCACTGGACCAGTTTGAAAACTGTATATAAACTGGCAAACGGAACGACGAGTATTACTAACCGTGCTTATGGAGATAACGGCTTGCGTGGAACTGCCAAAACCAATATGGGCTCTCGGTCATTCACCAATGATATCAAAAGCAATGATGAGGAACTGTTGAAGGAAATGATGCTGGAAATGGCTTGTGAAGGAAAGGTTTATCCAGCTATGATCCGTATGGCGAAACGTTATAATGACAACAGTATTATGGCAAAATATATTTGCGAGAAATATGAAGGCAAGGGGAATGTTGCCGCTATCCGTGAAAAGATCATGAATGGAGACTATTTCATCAAATGGAATTTAAAATAA
- a CDS encoding DUF5108 domain-containing protein — translation MKKIGRIYWMLLIILCTACNDPYEGDTFSVYDIQPAATYLSSRSGEFSEWISIMKYADLYNAVNQATQYFTLFVPTNEAVKAFYTKKGITSIEELGVEYARNLVSFHIVQDTISQEKFIEQEGTLSKKTVSDDFLSVSFGSAENGGGGLQSVYLNKEAHVIEFANLVSNGYVYVLENTLTPLTESVYQRIAENGDYTILKGALDATGWGKEINTIYDTIENQSGGTTQQKRNYTFLAVTDAVFSENGISSLQDLVRKLEAGSDYTNPDNALYQYVAYHILPGSYDLKKMRSFDTADVTSKIWDTSSTGNIVKVSNKNDIFYLNYADEEHRATFLEDYSDLQAKNGYIHQVSTWLPIAEAEPETVLFDLCNYSLIGEWIAAGHGEEGIKFQAVGDEEKKCSVTELNCYQYELVNPAGAYDSYYNVTYFQISSKNDWKTANNGDLLMLNIGNTGWVSMQTPSIIKGKYKVTLQFGYATSQLFIKQQSNSNGGQMDFKLISGTEEVLLNEQTEYKPYTELEGSAPKLGLYKSVINNEIEFTDTQSYTLKIVLKDPGASASSNSKYRIYLDYILFEPVIEE, via the coding sequence ATGAAAAAGATAGGAAGGATTTATTGGATGCTGCTCATTATCTTATGCACGGCCTGCAATGATCCGTATGAAGGAGACACGTTCTCTGTTTATGATATACAGCCGGCTGCTACTTACTTGTCCAGCCGTTCCGGTGAATTTTCAGAATGGATTTCCATTATGAAATACGCTGACCTATACAATGCCGTCAATCAAGCGACTCAATATTTCACCCTTTTTGTCCCCACGAACGAGGCGGTGAAAGCATTCTATACGAAGAAGGGGATTACTTCTATTGAAGAATTGGGAGTGGAATATGCTCGTAACCTAGTTTCTTTTCATATTGTTCAAGATACAATCAGTCAGGAAAAATTTATCGAGCAAGAAGGCACGTTAAGTAAAAAAACGGTTTCCGATGACTTCCTTTCGGTGTCTTTCGGCAGTGCTGAAAATGGCGGCGGTGGTTTGCAATCAGTCTATCTGAATAAGGAAGCCCATGTCATAGAGTTTGCCAATTTGGTATCAAACGGCTACGTTTATGTGCTTGAAAACACGTTGACTCCGTTGACCGAGAGTGTGTATCAACGTATCGCTGAAAATGGAGACTACACCATCCTGAAAGGTGCATTGGATGCTACCGGATGGGGAAAGGAAATCAATACCATCTACGACACCATAGAAAATCAGTCGGGAGGTACTACTCAGCAAAAGCGAAACTATACCTTCCTTGCCGTAACGGATGCAGTTTTTAGTGAAAACGGTATCAGTAGTTTGCAAGATTTAGTACGGAAATTGGAAGCAGGTTCTGACTATACTAATCCGGATAATGCTCTTTATCAGTACGTTGCCTATCATATTTTGCCGGGAAGCTATGATCTGAAGAAAATGAGGAGTTTTGATACAGCAGACGTAACTTCTAAAATTTGGGATACTTCAAGTACCGGAAATATCGTCAAGGTAAGCAACAAGAATGATATTTTCTATCTCAACTATGCAGATGAGGAACATCGTGCCACGTTCCTCGAAGATTACAGTGACTTGCAGGCAAAGAACGGATACATTCATCAAGTCAGCACATGGTTGCCCATCGCCGAAGCTGAACCGGAAACTGTTTTGTTCGACTTGTGTAATTACTCCCTCATCGGTGAATGGATTGCAGCTGGTCATGGAGAAGAAGGTATCAAATTTCAGGCAGTAGGAGATGAAGAGAAAAAGTGTTCGGTGACAGAATTAAACTGTTATCAATATGAATTAGTAAATCCGGCAGGAGCGTATGACAGTTATTATAATGTTACTTATTTCCAGATAAGTTCAAAAAATGATTGGAAAACAGCAAATAATGGTGATCTTCTAATGCTGAATATTGGTAACACTGGATGGGTTTCCATGCAAACTCCTTCCATTATCAAAGGTAAATATAAAGTGACTCTGCAGTTTGGATATGCTACATCGCAACTATTCATTAAGCAACAAAGTAATAGCAATGGCGGACAAATGGATTTCAAGCTGATAAGCGGAACAGAAGAAGTTTTGTTGAACGAGCAAACTGAATATAAGCCTTATACAGAATTAGAAGGTTCAGCTCCTAAATTAGGACTCTATAAAAGCGTCATAAATAATGAAATAGAGTTTACAGATACTCAATCATATACTTTAAAAATAGTATTGAAAGATCCGGGAGCTAGCGCTAGTTCCAACTCTAAATATCGTATTTATCTGGATTATATCTTATTTGAACCTGTAATAGAAGAATAA
- a CDS encoding RagB/SusD family nutrient uptake outer membrane protein, translated as MKKIFVILLLTGGLLTSGCSDWLDVLPKDKQSTDMYWQSAEDVESILAQGYSCMRNCIPYMIDWGELRGGSVIVPSRATENGRVQNFQVLPNNSRVAWGTFYQAIGMANAVLKYAPGVMEKDESYHESQMNSHCTEAYFIRGLMYLYLVRNYGEVPLITEPYVDDEMPTNVAKSSEQEILEQIKSDMRTALDTNAAKEFFEDSWATKGRSTKWALYALMAETCLWAEDYDECVTYADYLINATSGRRPVFMSVPSQWFQIFYPGNSNESIFELQFDGATYYQTNNCPTSIMPYSTSSTNKTYMYSEAMTLRLYEESLKEAVRTYFGSCAPRENLHTPSYYDDYPDNAIIWKYSGMGTNSLIAIRGGNQMDANYIIYRMADVMLMKAEALIRKGGSENWTEAVEIMNQIRKRSNLVPLTVAMEEISELDLLQLLLNERDMEFAAEGKRWYDLLRLGKQQNFKYKAEFKELVMQNNSTAEPKWLNSALNNSDAWYLPLPESDVNTNRLLEQNPYYDK; from the coding sequence ATGAAAAAAATATTTGTTATACTATTACTGACAGGAGGCTTGTTGACGAGCGGTTGCAGTGACTGGCTTGATGTACTGCCTAAAGACAAGCAGAGCACGGATATGTACTGGCAATCTGCTGAAGACGTGGAATCCATCCTTGCGCAAGGATACAGTTGTATGCGCAATTGTATTCCATATATGATTGACTGGGGAGAGTTGCGGGGCGGATCGGTAATTGTTCCTTCCAGAGCTACCGAGAATGGTAGAGTCCAGAATTTTCAAGTACTTCCTAACAATTCAAGAGTGGCATGGGGTACATTCTACCAAGCCATTGGCATGGCGAATGCTGTATTGAAATATGCGCCGGGTGTGATGGAGAAAGACGAAAGTTACCATGAATCCCAGATGAATTCACACTGTACGGAAGCCTATTTTATTCGTGGATTGATGTATCTGTATCTGGTACGTAATTATGGAGAAGTACCTTTGATCACCGAACCTTACGTGGATGATGAGATGCCGACCAATGTGGCCAAATCATCTGAACAGGAAATCTTGGAACAAATAAAGAGCGATATGCGTACAGCTCTGGATACCAATGCAGCCAAGGAATTTTTTGAAGATTCATGGGCAACTAAAGGACGTTCCACCAAATGGGCTTTGTATGCGTTGATGGCGGAAACCTGCTTATGGGCGGAAGATTATGACGAATGCGTCACTTACGCTGACTATCTAATTAATGCTACCTCCGGTAGGCGTCCGGTTTTCATGTCTGTCCCCAGCCAATGGTTCCAAATTTTTTATCCGGGCAATAGCAATGAGTCCATTTTTGAATTGCAGTTCGATGGCGCTACTTATTACCAGACAAACAATTGTCCGACTAGTATTATGCCATACAGTACTTCCAGTACCAATAAAACTTATATGTATTCTGAAGCGATGACATTGCGTTTGTATGAGGAGAGTCTGAAAGAGGCTGTCCGTACTTATTTCGGTTCATGTGCACCACGCGAAAATCTTCATACACCCAGCTATTATGACGATTATCCCGATAATGCCATTATTTGGAAATACTCAGGGATGGGTACAAATAGTCTGATAGCTATCCGTGGTGGAAATCAGATGGATGCCAATTATATCATTTACCGGATGGCAGATGTCATGTTGATGAAAGCCGAAGCATTGATTCGGAAAGGCGGTAGCGAGAATTGGACGGAAGCCGTAGAGATAATGAACCAGATTCGCAAACGTTCCAACTTAGTTCCCTTGACCGTGGCTATGGAAGAAATTAGTGAACTGGATTTGTTGCAACTATTGCTGAACGAACGGGACATGGAGTTTGCCGCAGAAGGAAAACGATGGTATGATCTGCTTCGTCTGGGAAAGCAGCAAAATTTTAAGTATAAGGCTGAATTTAAGGAACTCGTGATGCAGAACAACAGCACCGCAGAGCCTAAATGGCTAAATTCCGCTTTGAATAACAGCGATGCCTGGTATCTGCCTCTTCCCGAAAGTGATGTGAACACCAACCGATTATTGGAACAGAACCCTTATTATGATAAATAA